A single genomic interval of Acidobacteriota bacterium harbors:
- a CDS encoding caspase family protein, with product MRRRLLILLLVCALSWSAAQPSAQQIAQQIVDAREPFALEIPEINSGLHTAMDVTFPTDRLITRLKLWVVTPYAERISYGHISAKLNDVSLGPVAKPRAGLHGTFLDIDLRLQPTIKLLNGKNRIEILAQEDRTGKTYRCSFVLLPGKVNAAATPEAPDTTIRCSEALAPADPHAPVSDHQAPQINLAEPQAALHGTDAPLRVRVRGDATDNSGAVASVTVNGQLIAPPQLSKTEQKAKEQAAKEQAKQDKKTNQPAVDPATIKLPFDQTVTVEAQARVVLIEAADRVGNRRLCSVPILRAPVAKREGFGGRRYAVIIGVSQYLYSEGGLSNLSFADKDAEALRDFLKTPAGGGFKQEEIVCLTNRQATQLAVKAEVTRFLTNATENDLIYLFLAGHGAPDKYDPQKLYFLLHDTKVADLPGTALSMRWLGEFLDRQTKRARVIAFFDTCHSAGINRQALSAAPPAAPVKPGGPDKRGVGTKKDKQSAPPANQPPTVTLSVGAPATSPAAQPGFNFYEGALFQKKGWTVISSSGLNEESQEGARWRDAAGNGHGVFTWALLEGAQQGKADANGDCRITAGELFDYIRKTVSGATGGAQNPQALPGGNGDLAIATAPCQKPTRP from the coding sequence ATGCGTCGTCGTCTGCTCATCCTGTTGCTTGTCTGCGCGTTGAGTTGGTCAGCCGCCCAGCCGAGCGCCCAGCAAATCGCCCAACAAATTGTGGATGCGCGCGAGCCGTTCGCGCTGGAAATCCCGGAAATTAATAGCGGTCTGCACACCGCGATGGATGTCACCTTCCCTACCGACCGCCTGATTACGCGGCTCAAACTCTGGGTTGTCACGCCCTATGCCGAGCGCATTTCGTATGGGCATATCAGCGCCAAATTGAATGACGTTTCGCTTGGCCCGGTCGCCAAACCACGTGCTGGTTTGCATGGCACCTTCCTGGACATAGACCTGCGCTTACAACCGACGATCAAGTTGCTGAACGGCAAGAACCGCATTGAAATCCTCGCGCAGGAAGACCGCACTGGCAAAACCTATCGCTGCTCCTTCGTGCTGTTGCCCGGCAAAGTGAACGCCGCCGCCACGCCCGAAGCGCCCGACACCACGATTCGTTGTAGCGAGGCCTTGGCTCCAGCCGACCCGCACGCGCCCGTCAGCGACCACCAGGCCCCGCAAATCAACCTCGCCGAGCCGCAAGCCGCGTTGCACGGCACGGACGCGCCGCTGCGCGTGCGCGTGCGCGGCGACGCCACTGACAACAGCGGCGCCGTGGCCTCCGTCACCGTCAACGGCCAATTGATCGCGCCGCCCCAACTCAGCAAAACCGAGCAGAAAGCCAAAGAGCAAGCCGCCAAAGAGCAAGCCAAGCAGGACAAGAAAACCAACCAACCGGCGGTTGACCCCGCGACGATCAAGTTGCCCTTCGATCAAACCGTCACCGTGGAGGCCCAGGCCCGCGTCGTGTTGATCGAAGCCGCCGACCGCGTCGGCAATCGCCGCCTGTGCAGCGTCCCCATCCTGCGCGCGCCGGTCGCCAAGCGCGAAGGCTTTGGCGGACGCCGCTACGCCGTCATCATCGGCGTTTCGCAATATCTCTACAGCGAAGGCGGCCTGTCGAATTTGAGCTTCGCCGACAAGGACGCCGAGGCCCTGCGCGATTTTCTGAAGACGCCTGCGGGCGGCGGTTTCAAACAGGAAGAGATCGTTTGCCTGACGAACCGGCAAGCAACGCAATTGGCCGTCAAAGCCGAAGTCACGCGCTTCCTGACCAACGCGACCGAGAACGATCTGATCTATCTGTTCCTGGCCGGCCACGGCGCGCCTGATAAGTACGACCCGCAAAAACTCTACTTCCTGCTGCACGACACCAAAGTCGCCGACCTGCCGGGCACGGCGCTCTCGATGCGCTGGCTGGGTGAATTCCTGGATCGGCAAACCAAACGCGCGCGCGTCATCGCCTTTTTCGACACCTGCCACAGCGCGGGCATCAATCGCCAAGCGCTCAGCGCAGCGCCCCCGGCTGCCCCGGTGAAACCGGGTGGCCCGGACAAACGCGGCGTCGGCACGAAGAAGGACAAGCAGTCCGCGCCGCCCGCCAACCAGCCGCCCACGGTCACGCTCAGCGTCGGCGCGCCCGCCACATCGCCCGCCGCGCAACCCGGCTTCAATTTTTACGAAGGCGCGCTCTTTCAAAAGAAAGGCTGGACGGTCATCAGTTCCTCCGGCCTGAACGAAGAGTCGCAGGAAGGCGCACGCTGGCGCGATGCGGCGGGCAACGGCCACGGCGTGTTCACCTGGGCCTTGCTGGAAGGTGCGCAACAAGGCAAAGCCGATGCGAACGGCGATTGCCGGATTACGGCGGGGGAGCTTTTCGATTACATCCGAAAGACGGTGAGCGGCGCGACGGGCGGGGCGCAGAATCCGCAAGCGTTGCCGGGAGGGAATGGTGATTTGGCGATTGCAACCGCGCCTTGTCAGAAACCAACGCGTCCGTAA
- a CDS encoding caspase family protein — protein MLLLAMVFLLAQSEREDQMTNMPFIPRTKKSAAIRLSVLLVLFASLSSAVLSQTPTPPAAAKPEVLGYGDSPGTINSVAWSPDGRFLVSGGRGNVVQVWDTESGELSTSFNGHTADIRSVAWHPEGKLIVSASDDKTIRIWDVASQKLLQVLRGHIGAVTSVAISPDGKFLASGSDDDSIRIWELPEGKLVQTLNGHTNDVHAVAWHPSGKFLGSGGSDHMVRVWDLAAGKLLHTLKGHKEPVLSVAWSPDGKWIASGGRDEKVVIWDFNTQKMAREFPTKEGAINWVYSVSWSPDGKRIAAGNNDDRIRIWDTESGKLLNNIRLSPVIKVLSVAWNPDGKQLASGSWSARVPLQIFETQNWRLTKSFSGRDRWVLSLSATQDAKIVASAERGGKIRLWDVDTGSTLRTFSIGASNSFVVGWSKDGEYLIVSGADIPVRLYQTKTGELLSTFDEQTIGARLVGLSSDQKLITLQEKSKAISLWDTDSGKRAQKLFDLVDPYTAIAFSPNGELCAIGNSDKTIHLRSTKTGQTLRTLTGHMKNVNSFAWSPDGTQLASGSDDQTVQLWEAASGRPLRTLKGHSGWVGTVRWSRDGKWIISASGDKTVKIWEAQSGKQLHTLKGYNAPVRALHLSQNGRFLITGSDDREIKLWDTRNWSNPGSILSLPEDNWLAYTDDGYFHSSDDALRYVKWRRGEQTLDNEQYKAQHYRPDLVALRLKSFTAETNLLATNPTSQTGMQLQTQAPPQSQATPVVPKPNVEVKDTKPPLIRITAPDITRGVGTKKSDSKLRVAGQVTDESGISEVTVRGLAATLDEQGNFSAEILLKLGNNPIKVIATDIYGNKAEESFTIRREEPPVAEAKPSVPQPKPDPVPTWAVRKTYALVIGNNKYQHLAALKTAIADAEQVERVLRENFGYATTLLKDAKREQIVLALSEYRRQLDVNADLLIYYAGHGYFDTDVDKAYWLPVDARDGDVSNWISADDVTTSIKGMRAKHVLVVSDSCYSGTLARNTVSKLTTPLEHDRYLRKMAEGTSRTLMASGGNEPVLDGGGGRHSIFASALLRGLEQLEPSVFTADELFFQFVREPVAGKSAQTPEYNPLRNSGHESGDFVFVRRKP, from the coding sequence TTGCTTTTGCTAGCGATGGTTTTTCTGCTTGCTCAATCTGAGAGAGAAGATCAAATGACGAACATGCCTTTCATCCCTCGAACAAAAAAGTCGGCGGCAATACGACTGTCAGTGCTGCTTGTCTTATTTGCCAGCTTATCCAGCGCTGTCTTGTCTCAGACTCCAACCCCACCAGCGGCGGCAAAACCGGAAGTGTTGGGTTATGGCGATAGCCCTGGGACAATCAATTCCGTCGCTTGGAGTCCCGACGGGAGGTTTTTGGTGTCGGGCGGCAGGGGCAATGTAGTGCAAGTCTGGGATACCGAGAGTGGCGAGTTATCCACCAGCTTCAATGGGCATACGGCTGATATCCGGTCGGTCGCGTGGCACCCGGAGGGCAAGCTAATTGTTTCGGCCAGCGACGATAAGACGATTCGGATTTGGGATGTAGCCAGCCAGAAACTTTTGCAGGTTCTAAGAGGGCACATCGGCGCAGTAACTTCAGTTGCGATCAGCCCCGATGGCAAATTTTTGGCCTCGGGGAGTGATGATGACTCGATTCGTATCTGGGAGTTACCTGAAGGGAAGCTTGTGCAAACGCTCAACGGGCATACTAATGATGTCCACGCGGTAGCTTGGCATCCCTCCGGCAAATTTCTAGGTTCGGGTGGCTCAGATCACATGGTAAGAGTATGGGATTTAGCGGCGGGCAAATTGCTTCATACCTTGAAGGGGCATAAGGAACCTGTTCTCTCGGTTGCGTGGAGTCCGGATGGCAAATGGATTGCTTCAGGAGGGCGCGATGAAAAAGTTGTTATTTGGGATTTCAACACTCAGAAAATGGCTCGTGAATTCCCGACCAAAGAAGGAGCAATCAATTGGGTGTATTCAGTATCCTGGAGTCCGGATGGTAAGAGAATTGCCGCAGGGAATAACGATGATCGGATTCGTATTTGGGATACTGAAAGTGGAAAGCTACTAAATAACATCAGATTGTCGCCAGTTATCAAGGTGCTTTCGGTCGCTTGGAATCCCGATGGAAAGCAGCTCGCTTCAGGTTCCTGGTCGGCCCGGGTACCGTTACAAATCTTTGAGACACAAAACTGGCGGTTGACAAAAAGTTTCTCCGGGCGGGATAGGTGGGTTCTCTCATTATCAGCCACCCAGGATGCCAAGATTGTTGCTTCAGCCGAACGTGGAGGAAAAATCAGGTTATGGGATGTTGACACTGGTAGCACCCTAAGGACATTTTCAATTGGAGCTAGTAATAGTTTCGTAGTTGGTTGGAGCAAGGATGGCGAATATCTCATCGTTAGTGGTGCGGATATACCAGTTCGTCTTTATCAAACCAAAACTGGAGAATTGTTGAGTACGTTTGATGAGCAAACAATCGGGGCGAGACTGGTCGGGTTGAGTTCAGACCAAAAACTGATTACTTTGCAGGAGAAAAGCAAAGCTATCAGTCTTTGGGATACTGATAGCGGCAAGCGAGCGCAAAAATTGTTTGATCTTGTCGATCCATATACTGCCATTGCGTTCAGCCCAAATGGTGAATTGTGTGCGATAGGGAACTCCGACAAGACGATACATTTGCGGTCTACCAAAACAGGACAAACCTTACGCACGCTGACTGGCCACATGAAGAACGTCAATTCGTTTGCGTGGAGTCCTGACGGCACACAACTCGCTTCCGGCAGCGATGATCAAACGGTTCAATTGTGGGAAGCCGCGAGCGGCCGGCCCCTGCGCACGTTGAAAGGCCACAGTGGTTGGGTGGGAACCGTCCGTTGGAGCCGCGATGGCAAATGGATTATCTCAGCCAGTGGGGATAAGACGGTCAAAATTTGGGAAGCGCAAAGCGGCAAGCAGTTACATACGCTCAAAGGGTATAACGCTCCGGTTCGCGCCTTGCACTTGAGTCAAAATGGTAGATTCCTGATTACAGGCAGCGATGACCGCGAGATCAAGCTTTGGGATACACGGAATTGGTCGAACCCGGGTTCGATCCTCTCTTTGCCGGAGGATAACTGGCTGGCCTACACCGATGACGGTTATTTTCATAGCTCTGATGATGCCTTGCGTTATGTGAAATGGCGCAGAGGAGAGCAGACGCTTGATAACGAGCAATACAAAGCCCAGCATTACCGGCCCGATTTGGTTGCGTTGCGGCTGAAGAGCTTTACCGCAGAAACAAATTTACTAGCTACCAACCCAACAAGCCAGACAGGAATGCAACTGCAAACTCAAGCGCCGCCACAATCGCAAGCTACTCCGGTCGTACCTAAACCCAATGTTGAAGTAAAAGACACTAAGCCGCCCCTCATCCGCATCACTGCGCCTGACATCACGCGCGGCGTCGGCACGAAAAAGTCTGACAGCAAGCTCAGGGTGGCCGGGCAAGTGACAGATGAATCCGGCATCAGTGAAGTCACGGTGCGCGGTCTTGCGGCAACGCTGGATGAGCAAGGCAACTTTTCGGCAGAAATCTTGCTCAAGCTCGGCAACAACCCGATCAAAGTGATCGCCACGGATATTTATGGCAACAAGGCTGAAGAGAGCTTCACTATCCGCCGCGAAGAGCCGCCTGTAGCCGAAGCGAAACCGTCCGTGCCGCAACCAAAGCCTGACCCCGTGCCCACCTGGGCGGTGCGCAAAACCTATGCGCTGGTGATCGGCAATAACAAGTATCAACATCTGGCGGCACTCAAAACCGCAATTGCCGATGCCGAACAAGTGGAGCGCGTGTTGCGCGAAAACTTCGGCTATGCAACGACGCTGCTCAAAGACGCCAAACGTGAGCAGATAGTGCTGGCGTTGAGCGAATACCGCCGCCAGCTCGATGTGAACGCCGACTTGTTGATCTATTACGCCGGGCACGGTTATTTCGACACGGATGTGGACAAGGCTTACTGGCTGCCAGTGGATGCGCGCGATGGCGATGTCTCCAATTGGATCAGCGCCGATGACGTGACGACGAGCATCAAGGGAATGCGGGCGAAACATGTGCTGGTGGTTTCGGACAGTTGTTACTCCGGCACCTTGGCGCGCAACACGGTCAGCAAACTGACTACGCCGCTGGAACACGACAGGTATTTGCGGAAGATGGCTGAAGGCACATCGCGCACGTTGATGGCGAGTGGCGGCAACGAGCCTGTGTTGGATGGCGGTGGCGGCCGGCATTCGATCTTTGCGAGTGCGTTGCTGCGCGGGTTGGAACAGCTAGAGCCATCGGTCTTCACTGCCGATGAGCTGTTCTTCCAGTTTGTGCGCGAGCCGGTGGCGGGCAAGTCCGCGCAGACGCCGGAATACAATCCACTGCGCAATTCCGGGCACGAGAGCGGCGATTTCGTCTTTGTGCGTAGGAAACCGTGA
- a CDS encoding pantoate--beta-alanine ligase produces MEIVTRAARLHSLAARLAAEGKTIGLVPTMGALHEGHLHMVREAKRLTDAVIVTIFVNPHQFKTQQEFEDYPRDLAHDADLLLPLDVEYVFAPNAEEMFPPGFATWVEVKVRDEELESATRPDHFRGAATVLMIYCNLMQPRFVFMGQKDAQQTVIAKKMMRDLHMSTEIIVSPTIRDADGVALSSHFDFLSPAERKAATVLPRALQKAEALFTNGERQAAKLMKVMRKEIETEPLARLDYIAATDTDQLAPLDDMTGRATLLSLAVYFGKTRLIDNVILHDEKFKPKVGIKLG; encoded by the coding sequence ATGGAAATCGTGACTCGTGCCGCGCGCTTGCATTCATTGGCTGCCCGGTTGGCTGCCGAAGGGAAGACGATTGGTTTGGTGCCCACGATGGGCGCCCTGCACGAAGGCCATCTGCATATGGTGCGCGAGGCCAAACGCCTGACCGATGCCGTCATCGTGACCATCTTCGTCAACCCGCACCAGTTCAAAACGCAGCAGGAGTTTGAAGATTATCCGCGCGATCTGGCGCACGATGCCGATCTGCTGCTGCCGCTGGATGTGGAGTATGTCTTTGCCCCGAATGCCGAGGAAATGTTTCCGCCCGGCTTTGCCACCTGGGTCGAAGTGAAAGTCCGCGATGAGGAACTCGAGAGCGCGACGCGGCCCGATCACTTTCGCGGCGCGGCGACAGTGCTGATGATTTATTGCAATCTGATGCAACCGCGCTTTGTGTTCATGGGGCAGAAAGACGCCCAGCAAACCGTGATCGCCAAAAAGATGATGCGCGATTTGCACATGTCAACCGAGATCATCGTTTCCCCCACCATCCGCGATGCCGATGGGGTGGCCCTTTCCTCGCACTTCGATTTCCTCTCGCCCGCCGAACGGAAAGCCGCCACCGTGCTGCCCCGCGCCTTGCAAAAAGCCGAGGCGCTCTTTACCAACGGCGAACGCCAAGCCGCCAAGCTGATGAAAGTTATGCGTAAGGAGATTGAAACCGAACCGCTGGCGCGCCTCGATTACATCGCGGCGACCGACACCGATCAGCTTGCGCCCCTGGACGATATGACGGGCCGCGCGACCCTGCTTTCACTGGCGGTATATTTCGGCAAGACCCGGCTGATTGATAACGTTATCCTGCACGACGAGAAGTTCAAACCGAAGGTGGGAATTAAGCTGGGATAA
- the ychF gene encoding redox-regulated ATPase YchF: MLRAGIVGLPNVGKSTLFNALTSAQAEAQNFPFCTIDPNIGIVEVPDERLQKLAELVKPQRTVPAAVEFVDIAGLVKGASTGEGLGNKFLANIRETDAVVHVVRCFEDPDVIHVMGAVDPVRDREVIELELALADLATVERGLDRAKKVAKSGDKEALAQIPVLEKALQFLGDGTALWKAGLDADEMAVLKPLTLLTTKPTLYAANVSDDELTGEEGPHLKALRAAVKESGEHAEIVPFSAKIEAELSELSPEERKEFLASLGIESAGLDRLIRAAYSLLGLQTYFTAGEKEVRAWTIHQGDTAPKAAAVIHSDFEKGFIRAETVAYDDFIKCEGWKGAKEKGQMRSEGKEYVVKDGDVLLFRFNV; this comes from the coding sequence ATGTTACGCGCAGGCATCGTCGGATTGCCCAACGTCGGCAAATCTACCCTTTTTAACGCACTCACCTCGGCCCAGGCCGAGGCGCAAAACTTCCCCTTCTGCACCATTGATCCGAACATCGGCATTGTCGAAGTGCCCGACGAACGGCTGCAAAAGCTGGCCGAATTGGTCAAGCCGCAACGCACCGTGCCCGCGGCGGTCGAGTTCGTAGACATCGCGGGTCTGGTCAAAGGCGCTTCGACCGGGGAAGGCTTGGGCAACAAGTTCCTGGCGAACATCCGCGAGACCGATGCCGTCGTCCACGTCGTGCGCTGTTTTGAAGACCCCGACGTGATTCACGTGATGGGCGCGGTTGACCCTGTGCGTGACCGCGAAGTGATTGAACTGGAACTTGCGTTGGCCGATCTCGCCACCGTCGAACGAGGCCTCGACCGCGCCAAAAAGGTCGCCAAGTCGGGCGACAAAGAGGCGCTGGCGCAGATTCCCGTGTTGGAAAAAGCCTTGCAGTTTCTGGGCGATGGCACGGCGCTTTGGAAAGCCGGGCTGGATGCGGACGAAATGGCGGTGCTAAAACCGCTGACGCTGCTGACGACCAAACCGACGCTGTATGCCGCCAACGTCAGCGATGACGAACTGACGGGCGAAGAAGGGCCGCACCTCAAAGCCTTGCGTGCGGCGGTCAAGGAAAGCGGCGAGCACGCCGAGATCGTCCCCTTCTCCGCCAAGATCGAAGCCGAACTGAGCGAGTTGTCACCGGAAGAGCGCAAGGAATTCCTGGCCTCGCTCGGCATCGAATCCGCCGGTCTGGATCGTTTGATTCGCGCGGCTTATTCGCTGTTAGGATTGCAAACCTACTTCACCGCAGGCGAAAAGGAAGTGCGCGCCTGGACGATTCACCAGGGCGACACCGCGCCCAAAGCCGCCGCCGTCATCCACAGCGATTTCGAGAAGGGCTTCATCCGCGCCGAAACGGTCGCCTATGACGACTTCATCAAATGTGAAGGCTGGAAGGGTGCGAAAGAAAAAGGCCAGATGCGCTCGGAAGGCAAAGAGTATGTGGTGAAGGACGGCGATGTACTGCTGTTCCGGTTCAATGTTTGA
- a CDS encoding SWIM zinc finger family protein, with the protein MAWTTAQILALAPDAASAKAGQALAVPHKWSGCGAHAHAVWGLCQGSGKDPYHTQIELSEPAFRCSCPSRKFPCKHGLGLLLVYAAQPQAFTAAEPPAWVSEWLASRAQRAEQKAEKQAAQQAEEKAPDPHAQAKRVAAHAQKVAAGLRELDLWLRDLVRNGLAAAQIQPISFWERAAARMVDAQAPGVARLIRELPGVIASGANADGSWQARLLERLAKLHLLREGYQRLDSLPSETQADIRATIGWTVNQEMLLQQDGMHDLWFIAGQRVEEEDRLRVQRTWLLGQQSGRAALVLQFAAPKQTFELALPVGALLSAELVFYPGAYPLRALLKDEHHPVPLPGAGFPLQAVASAVARAAYAVALARQPWLELFPLVLAGVTPFVRRERWFVLDDESRAWPLAPRYPAGWELLALSGGQPINLMAEWDGEFLWPLAVAGERFVRLSA; encoded by the coding sequence ATGGCTTGGACGACAGCACAGATTCTCGCGCTCGCGCCCGATGCGGCTTCGGCCAAGGCTGGGCAGGCGTTGGCCGTGCCGCACAAATGGTCAGGCTGCGGCGCGCACGCACACGCCGTCTGGGGCCTGTGCCAGGGCAGCGGCAAAGACCCGTACCACACGCAGATTGAGCTGTCCGAACCGGCCTTTCGCTGTTCGTGCCCCAGCCGCAAATTCCCTTGCAAACACGGCCTCGGTTTGTTGCTGGTCTACGCCGCCCAACCCCAAGCCTTCACTGCGGCGGAACCGCCCGCCTGGGTCAGCGAATGGCTCGCCTCTCGCGCCCAACGCGCCGAACAGAAAGCCGAAAAACAAGCTGCGCAACAGGCGGAAGAAAAAGCGCCCGACCCCCACGCCCAAGCCAAACGCGTCGCCGCCCACGCGCAGAAAGTCGCCGCTGGCCTGCGCGAACTCGACCTCTGGCTGCGTGATCTGGTGCGCAATGGTTTAGCCGCCGCCCAAATCCAACCGATTAGTTTTTGGGAACGCGCCGCCGCCCGCATGGTGGATGCCCAAGCGCCCGGTGTCGCCCGTCTGATTCGCGAACTGCCCGGCGTGATTGCCAGCGGCGCCAACGCGGATGGAAGTTGGCAGGCACGGTTGCTGGAACGGCTGGCGAAGCTGCATCTGTTGCGCGAAGGCTACCAACGGCTGGACAGCTTGCCATCCGAAACACAAGCCGATATACGCGCAACCATCGGCTGGACGGTTAATCAGGAAATGCTGTTGCAACAGGATGGCATGCACGATCTCTGGTTTATTGCCGGGCAGCGTGTCGAAGAGGAAGACCGTTTGCGCGTGCAACGCACCTGGCTCTTAGGCCAGCAGAGCGGACGCGCCGCGCTGGTCTTGCAATTCGCCGCGCCGAAACAAACGTTTGAACTGGCCTTGCCGGTTGGCGCGCTGCTCAGTGCCGAATTGGTGTTTTATCCGGGCGCGTATCCGTTGCGCGCGCTGCTCAAAGACGAACATCACCCCGTGCCTTTGCCCGGCGCGGGGTTCCCGTTGCAGGCCGTTGCTTCCGCCGTGGCGCGCGCCGCGTATGCCGTCGCATTGGCGCGCCAACCCTGGCTGGAATTGTTTCCGCTGGTGCTGGCGGGCGTGACGCCGTTTGTGCGCCGGGAACGTTGGTTTGTGTTGGATGACGAAAGCCGCGCGTGGCCGCTGGCGCCGCGCTATCCTGCGGGTTGGGAATTGCTGGCATTGAGTGGCGGACAGCCGATCAATCTGATGGCCGAATGGGATGGCGAGTTTTTGTGGCCGTTGGCTGTGGCTGGCGAACGTTTTGTGCGGCTGAGTGCTTGA
- a CDS encoding AAA family ATPase, with product MSELLRQHAEQQYAEELAELAQHDTRPRPPNWNLSPWAVSLYLLGGKLDNGFEIAPKYIGQARLIEIAIATLATERALLLLGVPGTAKSWVSEHLAAAIAGDSALLVQGTAGTSEEAMRYGWNYASLLAKGPSRDALVPSPVMRAMQTGKLVRVEELTRIPADVQDTLITILSEKTLPIPELNTEEQAVKGFNVIATANNRDRGVNELSSALKRRFNTVILPVPETLDAEVEIVDRRVASMGRALELPAEAPALAEIRRVVTVFRELRDGKTLDGKTKLKAPSATLSTAEAISVVNHGLSLAAHFGDGQMRAHDVAAGLTGAVVQDPVQDRVVWQEYLETVVKEREGWKDLYRACREVL from the coding sequence ATGAGCGAACTGTTACGCCAACACGCCGAACAACAATACGCCGAAGAACTGGCCGAGCTTGCCCAACACGACACGCGCCCGCGTCCGCCCAATTGGAACCTGTCGCCGTGGGCTGTCTCGCTTTACTTGCTCGGCGGCAAGCTGGACAACGGCTTTGAGATTGCGCCGAAATACATTGGGCAGGCGCGGCTGATCGAGATTGCCATCGCGACGCTGGCGACCGAACGCGCGTTGCTGTTGCTGGGCGTGCCGGGCACGGCCAAGTCGTGGGTGAGCGAACATCTGGCCGCCGCGATTGCGGGCGATTCGGCGCTGCTGGTGCAAGGCACGGCCGGGACGAGCGAAGAGGCGATGCGCTACGGTTGGAATTACGCCAGCCTGTTGGCCAAAGGGCCTTCGCGCGACGCGCTGGTGCCCAGCCCTGTGATGCGCGCGATGCAAACCGGCAAACTCGTGCGCGTCGAAGAACTCACGCGCATCCCCGCCGATGTGCAAGACACCCTGATTACGATCCTTTCCGAAAAGACACTGCCGATCCCCGAACTCAATACCGAAGAACAGGCGGTCAAAGGCTTCAACGTGATCGCCACCGCCAACAACCGCGACCGTGGCGTCAACGAATTGTCGAGCGCGCTCAAACGCCGCTTCAACACGGTGATTTTGCCCGTGCCTGAAACGCTCGACGCAGAAGTCGAGATCGTAGACCGCCGCGTCGCCAGCATGGGCCGCGCGCTGGAACTGCCCGCCGAAGCCCCCGCCCTCGCCGAGATTCGCCGTGTCGTGACGGTCTTCCGTGAACTGCGCGACGGCAAGACGCTGGACGGCAAAACCAAACTCAAAGCCCCCAGCGCCACGCTCAGCACCGCCGAAGCAATTTCGGTCGTCAATCACGGCCTTTCGCTGGCGGCGCATTTCGGCGACGGCCAAATGCGCGCGCACGATGTCGCGGCGGGCCTGACCGGCGCCGTCGTGCAAGACCCGGTGCAGGACCGCGTCGTCTGGCAGGAGTATTTGGAAACGGTGGTGAAAGAGCGGGAAGGGTGGAAGGATTTGTATCGGGCGTGCCGGGAGGTTTTGTAA
- a CDS encoding GxxExxY protein: MKAEKLIYEAESYAIKGAAMQVYAVLGNGFLEAVYQECIELELRKRGIPFVAKPTLTLVYEGQSLKQTYQPDLVCYSKVIVELKAVTKLTSEHRAQVLNYCKATGFQLGLLFNFGHYPLLEQVRVPNIKDHR, encoded by the coding sequence ATGAAGGCTGAAAAGCTAATTTATGAGGCAGAGAGTTATGCCATCAAGGGAGCAGCGATGCAGGTTTATGCGGTGCTAGGGAACGGATTTCTGGAAGCGGTTTATCAGGAATGTATAGAACTGGAATTGAGAAAGCGTGGAATTCCGTTTGTCGCTAAGCCTACGCTGACTTTGGTCTATGAAGGGCAATCGCTCAAACAAACTTATCAGCCCGATTTGGTCTGTTACAGCAAAGTTATTGTCGAACTCAAGGCCGTGACCAAGCTCACCAGCGAGCATCGCGCGCAAGTGCTCAACTATTGCAAAGCCACCGGCTTTCAACTCGGCTTGCTCTTCAACTTCGGACACTACCCCTTGCTCGAACAAGTTCGCGTGCCAAACATCAAAGACCACCGTTGA